One Chanodichthys erythropterus isolate Z2021 chromosome 10, ASM2448905v1, whole genome shotgun sequence DNA segment encodes these proteins:
- the LOC137028288 gene encoding alpha-2B adrenergic receptor — protein MTLQSTSSPGGENLSTCNSYSPEVTAVFATAMTLIMLFTIFGNILVIIAVLTCRSLRGPQNLFLVSLAAADILVATLIIPFSLANELMGYWYFESVWCEIILALDVLVCTSSIIHLCAISLDRYLSISRPVQYATLRTPCRIKGAIVVVWLISAIISFPPLVSMNKTPEQENGCGPQCQLNNTVWYVLYSSIGSFFAPCLIMILVYVRIYQIAKKHTRYPPGEPRKDGAGSVTSGRGVQSGKNQGGVDSANVPNQAASRSEAVNQPRAPVERRQRMKRSKRCKGNKEDSSSSGSDVEVVGGHTANGTTSNVGALERGHQTSSLTQPRQNVLATSKGSQLASSNVKLAGTPNTKRKAMIIREKRFTFVLAVVIGVFVVCWFPFFFTYSLEAICGEACKVPRPLFKFFFWIGYCNSALNPLIYTIFNRDFRKAFKQILCKKCKDCTF, from the coding sequence ATGACCCTTCAAAGCACCAGTAGCCCAGGAGGAGAAAATCTCAGTACATGCAATTCTTATTCCCCTGAAGTCACAGCTGTGTTTGCCACTGCAATGACTCTCATCATGCTCTTCACCATCTTTGGGAACATCCTGGTGATCATAGCTGTCCTGACGTGCCGCTCTTTGCGAGGACCTCAGAACCTTTTCTTGGTGTCTCTAGCTGCTGCAGACATCCTGGTGGCCACCTTGATCATCCCGTTCTCCCTGGCCAATGAGCTGATGGGCTACTGGTACTTTGAATCGGTTTGGTGTGAGATCATCTTGGCACTGGATGTGCTCGTCTGCACATCTTCCATCATACATCTGTGCGCCATCAGCCTGGATCGCTACCTGTCCATCTCCCGGCCGGTGCAGTACGCCACCCTGCGCACCCCTTGCAGGATCAAGGGCGCCATCGTGGTGGTGTGGCTCATTTCTGCCATCATCTCTTTCCCTCCACTGGTCTCCATGAATAAGACCCCGGAGCAGGAGAATGGGTGTGGCCCACAGTGCCAACTCAACAACACAGTATGGTACGTCCTGTACTCCTCCATCGGGTCTTTCTTCGCCCCGTGCCTCATCATGATCCTGGTGTATGTTCGCATCTATCAGATTGCCAAGAAGCATACTCGATATCCTCCAGGAGAGCCAAGAAAAGACGGTGCAGGCAGCGTCACGTCGGGAAGGGGGGTGCAGAGTGGCAAAAACCAGGGAGGTGTTGACTCTGCGAATGTTCCCAATCAGGCTGCTTCCAGATCAGAAGCCGTAAACCAGCCTCGGGCTCCAGTAGAACGTCGGCAGCGGATGAAACGCTCAAAGAGGTGCAAGGGCAACAAAGAGGACAGCTCAAGCTCTGGCTCTGATGTCGAGGTAGTAGGGGGACATACTGCCAATGGGACAACCTCCAATGTGGGGGCGCTGGAGCGCGGACACCAGACTTCCTCACTGACCCAGCCTCGCCAGAATGTCCTCGCTACGTCTAAGGGCAGCCAGCTGGCCTCTTCCAACGTGAAACTAGCGGGAACTCCGAACACCAAGAGGAAAGCCATGATCATCCGCGAGAAGCGTTTCACCTTCGTCCTCGCGGTCGTCATTGGGGTTTTTGTCGTCTGCTGGTTCCCATTCTTCTTCACCTACAGCTTGGAGGCCATTTGTGGAGAGGCTTGTAAAGTGCCAAGACCACTTTTTAAGTTCTTCTTCTGGATCGGTTACTGCAACAGTGCCCTGAACCCGCTCATCTACACCATCTTTAACCGGGACTTCCGTAAAGCCTTCAAACAGATTCTGTGTAAAAAGTGTAAGGACTGTACTTTCTGA